The segment tttaataattatcaaTTTGATTACGGATAATACAAACTATAATACtttgattacataaaatacATGCATGCACTATCTTGAGCACATACATGAAAATTAAGCTAATTCGTACTAGAATGTAACCGAGAGTAAGTGTGTAAAAGAGACACACTTACGTAGTAATATTTCATATGGTTtcttttcaacaaaaaatatatatttcatatgaTATCAAATAGCATTCAAATTGGGGGACAATGTTAATTATAAAAGTCCAATcctttaatatatttattcagAACCTACTTGATCCTAGATCAAATGTCTTGTAACAATACGTAATTCTGCTTAATTAAGGATCTTAAAGTCTTGCATTTAAAGCTATATAGAGCTCTGATTAATTTTTCTAATACACATACATAACTATCTGACTTCATTGTACACCAATACTGATTTCAAGACATTCGCCCTTGTTATAGCTAGTAGGCAAGTTAGGAATACACAATAGATAAATCTGTATAAGTTAATACATATACATTGTAAGGAAGTCTGAATCTAGTTAAGTTATAGACATGATCATTTTGAGAGAACTAAAATTTAACTAGGCTTTAAAAATACTGAAAGACAAAATACTATAAACACTGTGTTTATCATTAATTTAAGGATTTGTTGTTCATTAGTCAtctatctgaaatagttaaaaccattgtatatattaaattatccAACATTAACTAGTTTTTTATTTACCCACTGACTAAAATAAACtttacaatttaaaatgaaGTAATTGACAAACAAAAAAGTCATATctatatcaaaaaatatatgaaacttACAATAAAAATGAAGGAAATGACAAGAATCGTTCAATAAGTCAAACTgttgatataaatttatacagGAAAAAAGTATTAATGAAAAATGATCGCATACTATAGTTGTTGAATCGGTCAAACCATGGATGGTTGGACTTATTATCATCAGCTATCCTTAATTCATTTTAATGTTCTTCCTTGTAATCTAcgatatttatatgtttatatttcgTTGTTTGTAGGTTGCTATGGATTTagtcagacaaaaaaaaataaaagtggaTATTCTCCCCCtatcaaagaaataaaaatttgcCTATATATTTGAACTAACATAaacacatctatcttattaaaacataaacattctattagacctaacatttattttgtaagtttttaaatttaatacatctttatactttatagttaaacatacatttaatcactaatgttcctttctttatactactatccatgtttccaaacaatatacttatttctttatactactatcagtgtttccaaaccatatacttatttctatatactactatcaatgttttcaaacaatatatttttatactaccatcaatatttccaaataatacaataattaatcttatttattttatatctatcattttctctttaaaattttgtagaaacgtcataatttcataaattgcaaaatagtgaactttaaaatttcgattataagattacaaattatgaaactattacaatttaaatccaattagattacatatcggtcatccatcagttcaatcggttagtctcgggttttagtgattttttaatatgaatattttaaaaacataaattgaattgttagatttccggattaaccggtataatcacaatcgggttgaatttaaaaatactgatttaattaaaaaatattttaaaaacacactcttaaaaaattaccaaaatatttgttaaattattagtgaaatttttcatcgtaaaatattccgcgcttcaaaagcgcgggtcaaaatctagtaaccGTTTAAAAATCAGATACATAATATAACTCTTCATGTATATGTAAAGGCACATTAGCTAGCTTAGCTATATATAATTCCACTTGGCACTTGTATATGTCATAGAGTTTTTTACCTGCATTTACGTAACGCAGAGTTTCTCTTAcgagtattttgtttcaaaagttTGAATCTAATAACCGTTTCGAACGaacatatatacaatattattgTCGGTGCATGACAAAGATGTATTTAACAGACGAAACCAAAATATTacatttcaaattcaaaaacttCAAAAACGAATAGACAATAGTAATGATACAATTAACACGGGCTAAAGAACCTCTCTACATGCAGAAGTGAACAAATTACGATTCAAGAACTCTGTGTTTTAATAAGCAGGACTGGTTTTAAGCCGCCCATTGTTGTGAAGAGTGTATTTTTTCTTTCGTTGGTCAATAAGAAGAGACTAACAACGTCATTATTCTTAATCAATGCGGGATAAGTTGGGTAATGGACTCATGGGTTTAATTAATTCAGACCATAGACGAGGCAGAGCTGAGTCAGACTTCCGTACAACTCTGCTGACGCGTGTCCTAACgcgttttctctctctctctctccgccgTCCTATTTATTAGCTCTCCTCGGCCTTCATTCCTTcactctctctctatctataaCTTCTTCTCCACTCCTATAAAGAAAAAACGAGAGTGCTCCAAAATCATCTAATTCGATTTCGAATATTTTTTTCGCGGTggttaaaacaaaaacatggcGTCGTCCGATGGATTAGCAAGCGTTGACCCTTGGTCATTCCGACAGAGCTTCAACATCGACTCGTGGTTACTTCCCGATCCTTTCTCTCACGACAGCGATGTACTCGCTAAAGCTCTTTACAAATCCAGCTCCGATCCTCTCTCTCCTTCGGCTTTCTTCGATTCCGCCGCCGCCGTCTCCGATCTTTCTCCTCCTCAGACCGTCTCCAACGTCTCCTTCGGCTCAGATCCGGAGATCGCCGTCGGCTTCGGTGGCGGTGGTGCCAAGCGGAAGCGTGGTCCCGGTGTTTCCGGAGGTAAACCGGCGAAACGCCGATCTCGTGTTTCCACCAAGAAGTCTCAGACTACTTTTATAACGGCGGACGCGGCCAACTTCCGGCAGATGGTTCAGCAAGTCACCGGCGCGAAGTTCGTCGGTTCTTCTCCCCACAGCATTTTTGCTCCGGTCGTGAAGCCGGAGCCGCATAGGCTCGCGACCAGGCTACCGCCGTCCGGTGCTTTTGATCGGTCCTCTGTGGTTCCGACGCTTGATACGTCGTCGTTTTTGTCTGACCATCAACAGGAGAATATGGTAACAGAGTTAGGCTCTGTTTCAGCGCCGGTGAGTTCGGCGGGTGTTGGTGGAGGATCCGCCGTGGAGTTGGATAGTTACCCGAGTTTCCCGACGCTTGAATCGTGGAAAGTTATGTAATCTAATCGGATTTAATTTTAGTGTTTTGTAGATGTAATcctgtctttttcttttttttttatttaactctTTACCCTTTAGAATGTCTTGTATGTgtgtttttttccctttttttaaTCTGGTTAATGAATATCTTTGTTATCGTCCCTAGATTTGTCTATGGAGTCTCTTGTTCATACTCTGCTGCTTTGACtctttttttcatataaattttgttaattttgatGAACATGGAGTGTTTAGAGCTTCCTATTGATGAAATGCggattttacaaaaaaaaaactaccttTTAAGAATTTGCATTTGGAGTTACAAGTGGTTGTCTCCTGTCATGTAACTAAGACAAATATATCATAAGTGGTCATCTTTACTTTCTTGGAGATTTGTGCAGCTCAAGATAATAAGAATAGCTCTTTACATTTTAACCGCCGGTGAGGAGAATGGAGTATAGATTTGATTACTGGGATGCTAAAGAATATCTTTCTTGATGGTCCCATTGACATATGTTGTCAATATCACACAGTAGGACAATCAATCATATACGTTACCACCACCATAATTAAATGTCTCCATTACTGATACAAAatccatatatttttctttaagtgTGACTGGATGACATGTGTAGCAACAATAAAGCAGAGTAAAAGATTTTCAGCAAGCGAGGTAAATTGTTTCTCTAgttagatagagagagagagatgttatGCAACTTTCACATAATCACTCCAGTTCTTACCAGTCACATCCTAATTTTCGAAATTTATCTGTTTTCCCAATATAATGGTAGAAACTGGTACTCACACGATGAAGCAGATAATGTAATGGCGACAAGAACAGATTATGCAAAATAAAAGTTTGTCTTCCAACAACTACACCTATAAGAGCATGTCAAAGTAAACGATAGTGCTAGAACCCAAGTCAAAAAGATTACATcgtaaaaagaaaagttaaaaaaaaaaaactctcatgaGGGTTTGGTGATcagaaagaaacaaaaggtgAATTCTTAATTGATTTATCTACAAAGAATGAGAAAAGTCGCAGGAAATTTAAAGTTGTtcaagttttcaattttttagcTTTATTAAAAGCTGAGTCAACGTCAATGCCACAAAAGAGGAGGCAGTGATCAATCTCATCAGCACTCATGTTCTTAGTTTTGAAAGTAAAACGTCACTTGCGTTGAATCCTTGACTCCTCAATTACACGACACCATTGTCCCGTTGAGATTAAACTTTCCTATTAGAAAGAAAACGTAAACTGAAGACAACGCCAGCTTAAAAATTCTGAAACGTGGACATTACTAGATTTGGATGAACTTAATCGTTTTGTTGGATATGTGCGCAATGAATTTGGTATGAGA is part of the Raphanus sativus cultivar WK10039 chromosome 5, ASM80110v3, whole genome shotgun sequence genome and harbors:
- the LOC108835045 gene encoding calmodulin-binding protein 25 encodes the protein MASSDGLASVDPWSFRQSFNIDSWLLPDPFSHDSDVLAKALYKSSSDPLSPSAFFDSAAAVSDLSPPQTVSNVSFGSDPEIAVGFGGGGAKRKRGPGVSGGKPAKRRSRVSTKKSQTTFITADAANFRQMVQQVTGAKFVGSSPHSIFAPVVKPEPHRLATRLPPSGAFDRSSVVPTLDTSSFLSDHQQENMVTELGSVSAPVSSAGVGGGSAVELDSYPSFPTLESWKVM